The genomic region TGCTCTGTTTGGTCAACAATTTGACAACCTCCGTAATATCTTTTCCCGGGATAGCCTTCAGCATATTTATTAGTTAACGGAGAACCCATAGCTTCCATAACTTGCTTACTGACAAAATTTTCAGAAGCAATTAACTCAATTCCTCTTTTTTGTCTGATATATTCTTTATCAATTAAATCAAAAATTTTATAATCTTTTTCCATTTTTTTTTTATTTAAAAATTATTTTTCGACAAATTTAAGTATTCTAATTTTAAAAAATTACAATTCACTTAATATTCTTTGTTGTTTTTTGGTCATTTTAGAAATCACTGATTCATAGGAATGATCTACCCACTCTTTAATAAAGTTATTTGAAATTGAATCATTAATTATAATTGTATTCCAATGTTTTTTATTAAAATGCCGAGCCGGAACAACAAATTCATATTTTTCTCTTAATTCAACAGCCTTTTTAGGATCACATTTTAAACTAATCTTAAATTCATTGTCCAAATCCGTTAAGGCAAACATTTTATCCAATACTTTCATTACCAATGCAGATTCATCAAAAGGAAAAGACTCTGAAACACCTTTTTTTGTTAAACAATAATTTCTGAATGTTTCTATATTCATATTTTTTCTTAAATTTTGTGAGAAGATTTATTTGTTAATATACAATATTCTTAATATTAATTAAGTTTTGTTACAAAGATATAAGAATGAAAATAAATATTTATGAGTAAAAAGTTTATTTTTATAAATAAATCTATTAACTTTGCAATAGTTATAACTTTATTAAACTAATCCATATGAAAAAAATACTATCAATATCAGGTTTATTGCTTTTCGCAAGCAGTATTTTGTTCACATCATGCAACACCAACAGATTATGTCCTGCATACCCTCCTTGTGTATATCAAGGAGATATTCAGCAAAATAATAATGATCAAATAACAGATTTTGAAATTATTGATATTCAGGAAGAAAACCTTTAAGATAATTATATTATCACAGGAATAATAAAGTTTGTAAAATAATATTTACAAACTTTATTTATTTATACATAAATGAAAAAAATAATTCTCATACTTGCATTAATAATGTACGGTTTGGTAATATTTTCTCAAGGAGAAATTGATACTGAACAAAAAATATTATTCAGAAATGAGAAAAGTTATAGTTTTATACTAAATTCAAACGGTTACGGAATTGGTTACCGTTTCGGAAAAAGAATAAATATTCACAGGAAATTTTTATATGACGGAGATATAAATATAGTTAAGCATAAAAAAGAGAAGAAAATTTATAATCCCTACAGTAACAGCTTTAGAAAATTTGTTTACGGCAAAACAAACTCAGCTTTTAATATTCGCTTCGGAATCGGGCAACATCATGAAATTTTCAGAAAGTTTGACCGAAACAGTGTATCTGTAAGATGGTTCTATATAGGCGGAATATCTGCCATGTTTTTAAAACCTATTTATTATAATGTACTTGATAAATCTACAAATACTTATGAATGGCAATTATTTGAAGAAAACACTCCATGGTGGTATATTATTGACAGAAAACCGTTTACATATGCTTTTAATGAAATCAAAATCATACCCGGAGGATATATTAAAACCGGCTTTTGTTTTGAATTCGGCAAAGAAGATAAAAAAATTAACATGTTTGAAACAGGTATATCTTTAGAGCTCTATCCTAAACCAATTAAAATTATGGAAATTGAAAATAATCCGATATTCTTTCCTACAGTATATATTTCTTATCGTTTCGGTAAAGTTGAAAGCGGATACTACCTTAAAGAGCAAGATGAGGGGAATTAAAGTTCAAAGTTTAAAGTTCAAAGTTTAAAGTTTCCTGCCTGACGGCAGACAGGAAAGTTTAAAGTTCAAAGTTTGACCATGCCTGAATAAGGTTTACTTTTTTTGTTCAATTCTTAATTTTACAATTTTCAGTTTATTAAATTTATCCTGAATATACTTCATCTTGAGTAATTATTGCTAATACCCATGAAAAATCACCGTTACTAATTTTTGTACCGCAATATTCACATACTCCGGCTTGTCCCATTTTATCGGCAGGTGCACCGCAATTAGGACATGTTGAATAATCATATTCATCTGTTTCAACACCTGATCTTCTTATAAATGTCCAATATTCACTGAATGATCTCGGTCTTTTATTTGATCCGCCTTTTACTTTTCCTGATTTATCTTCTACATAATCTAATGATGTTGCATATACCCTTACTGTTATTGATTCATAAAACTTATCTGTATCATTTGCAACCAATTGAATATTACTGATCTTAATGTTTTCCAGCTTATTTGTAAATCCGGCTCTTTTATATGCATCTATCCAAAACATAAATGATTCGTACAAACGATCTGATAATAAATTCCTTACAGAAAGAAGATCATTTTTGCTCCATGCATCATAAATTTTCAAAAAGTATTGAGAAACAACATTATTTGAGAAATTTGTTCTCCAAGAATTCCAATCTATATTATGCCTGTTTGCAAAATCTGCTGTTAAAGTATTTAATCCGCTTTGATAAATAGTTTGTAAACCTGTGCCTCTTTCCTGTTCATAATGCCCTAATCCTTTAGTAGAGAATACTTCTTGAGTTAATATTTGATGTTTCTTTACAAACCATTGCATTTCTCCTGTATTAATATGAGTTCCGCAACTCTGACATTCACCGTTGTCAGTAAAATCGGCAGGTGCCGCACAATTCGGACAAACCAATTTTCTTAATTTTTCAGGTTCAAGAGAAAGAATTCCTGCATTTCTGTTAAAATACCATCTTTCAATTACATGATACCTTGTTTTTTTACTGTTAATATCCAAGGTATAATTTGCTTCTATATCAACCGCTACACCTGTAACAGTTTGAAGGTTATTAATTTCACTAATTTTTATACTGCCTATAACAATCTCCGTAATACTTTGATTGTTTTTTAAATTCTTCGAATTTTCCAATTCTGATTTTTCAAGAAACGGAGACAAATTTTTAAATTCGTTTTTCCCTTTCCAAGAATAATACTTTGTAAAAATTGAAGATACAAAATCTAAAAACAAT from Bacteroidales bacterium harbors:
- a CDS encoding MmcQ/YjbR family DNA-binding protein; protein product: MNIETFRNYCLTKKGVSESFPFDESALVMKVLDKMFALTDLDNEFKISLKCDPKKAVELREKYEFVVPARHFNKKHWNTIIINDSISNNFIKEWVDHSYESVISKMTKKQQRILSEL
- a CDS encoding TIM44-like domain-containing protein — protein: MTKRNLNIFIILAVVFTLILLISPFGIELLNARPGGGQSFSGGGGGSSGGGGDGIGFLIYFILSELPPQISIPLVIIIIALRIYLKRRKRLDNKTVSSSPGIKAKVNRNSSIESDIANLKTSDPNFSKVLFLDFVSSIFTKYYSWKGKNEFKNLSPFLEKSELENSKNLKNNQSITEIVIGSIKISEINNLQTVTGVAVDIEANYTLDINSKKTRYHVIERWYFNRNAGILSLEPEKLRKLVCPNCAAPADFTDNGECQSCGTHINTGEMQWFVKKHQILTQEVFSTKGLGHYEQERGTGLQTIYQSGLNTLTADFANRHNIDWNSWRTNFSNNVVSQYFLKIYDAWSKNDLLSVRNLLSDRLYESFMFWIDAYKRAGFTNKLENIKISNIQLVANDTDKFYESITVRVYATSLDYVEDKSGKVKGGSNKRPRSFSEYWTFIRRSGVETDEYDYSTCPNCGAPADKMGQAGVCEYCGTKISNGDFSWVLAIITQDEVYSG